In one window of Streptomyces sp. NBC_01224 DNA:
- a CDS encoding bifunctional RNase H/acid phosphatase: protein MTQPRQFVIEADGGSRGNPGPAGYGAVVIDPVTGETLAEAAEYIGVATNNVAEYKGLIAGLKAAKALVPDASADGALQVRVRMDSKLVVEQMSGRWKIKHPDMKPLAAEAARILPASAVTYEWIPREKNKHADRLANEAMDAGKRGKQWEPSSSTAALETPRPSTTADLPPVSGPPGDAAAGAARARAALSSRPGAATGTAAAPTPKASSTAPQVGWAAAPDLATPATFVLLRHGETALTPEKRFSGSGGSDPELSATGRHQAERIAQSLAARGTIEEIVSSPLRRCRETAAAVAARLGLEVRIEDGLRETDFGAWEGLTFAEVRERYGPDLDAWLASAKAAPTGGGESFAEVARRVAATRDRLTARYAGRTVLLVTHVTPIKTLVRLALGAPPEAMFRMELSAASVSAVAYYSDGNVSLRLLNDTSHLR, encoded by the coding sequence ATGACCCAGCCGCGCCAGTTCGTCATCGAGGCCGACGGCGGTTCCCGGGGAAACCCCGGGCCCGCCGGTTATGGTGCGGTCGTCATCGACCCGGTGACGGGGGAGACCCTTGCCGAGGCCGCCGAGTACATCGGCGTCGCGACGAACAACGTCGCCGAGTACAAGGGCCTCATCGCGGGTCTGAAGGCGGCGAAGGCGCTGGTGCCGGACGCCTCGGCGGACGGTGCGCTCCAGGTGCGGGTCCGGATGGACTCCAAGCTGGTCGTGGAACAGATGTCGGGCCGTTGGAAGATCAAGCATCCTGACATGAAGCCGCTCGCGGCGGAGGCCGCCAGGATTCTGCCGGCCTCCGCCGTGACGTACGAGTGGATCCCGCGCGAGAAGAACAAGCACGCGGACCGGCTCGCCAACGAGGCGATGGACGCGGGCAAGCGCGGCAAGCAGTGGGAGCCGTCGTCGTCGACGGCCGCACTCGAAACCCCCCGGCCCTCGACCACCGCCGACCTGCCGCCCGTCTCCGGCCCGCCCGGTGACGCGGCAGCGGGCGCGGCCAGGGCCCGCGCGGCCCTGTCCTCCCGGCCGGGAGCGGCGACAGGCACGGCAGCCGCCCCCACGCCCAAGGCATCCTCGACCGCCCCCCAGGTGGGCTGGGCCGCGGCGCCCGATCTCGCGACGCCCGCCACCTTCGTACTGCTCCGGCACGGCGAGACGGCCCTCACCCCCGAGAAGCGGTTCTCGGGCAGCGGCGGCAGCGATCCCGAACTCTCGGCGACCGGCCGTCACCAGGCCGAACGCATCGCCCAGTCGCTGGCCGCCCGCGGCACGATCGAGGAGATCGTCAGCTCCCCGCTGCGCCGCTGCCGCGAAACAGCGGCCGCGGTGGCGGCCCGGCTCGGCCTGGAGGTCCGGATCGAGGACGGCCTGCGCGAGACGGACTTCGGCGCCTGGGAGGGCCTGACGTTCGCCGAGGTGCGTGAGCGGTACGGCCCCGACCTGGACGCCTGGCTGGCCTCCGCGAAGGCGGCCCCCACCGGGGGCGGCGAGAGCTTCGCCGAGGTCGCCCGCCGCGTCGCGGCCACCCGTGACCGCCTCACCGCCCGCTACGCGGGCCGCACGGTCCTCCTGGTCACCCATGTGACGCCGATCAAGACCCTGGTCAGGCTGGCGTTGGGCGCCCCGCCGGAAGCGATGTTCCGTATGGAGCTCTCGGCGGCCTCGGTCTCCGCGGTGGCGTACTACTCGGACGGGAACGTGTCGCTCAGGCTGCTGAACGACACATCGCACCTGCGGTAG
- the eda gene encoding bifunctional 4-hydroxy-2-oxoglutarate aldolase/2-dehydro-3-deoxy-phosphogluconate aldolase has product MTSSVLDLAPVVPVVVLEDAADAVPLARALVAGGLPAIEVTLRTAAALDAIRAIAAEVPDAVVGAGTVISVRNVSDTVASGARFLVSPGWTDTLLDAMKASEVPFLPGVSTTSEVVALLERGVTEMKFFPAEAAGGTAYLKALSSPLPQVRFCPTGGISLASAPSYLALPNVGCVGGSWMVPAEAVAAKDWARVERLASEAAALRG; this is encoded by the coding sequence ATGACCTCCTCTGTGCTGGACCTCGCCCCCGTCGTCCCCGTTGTCGTTCTGGAGGACGCCGCCGACGCGGTGCCGCTCGCCCGGGCCCTGGTCGCGGGCGGGCTCCCGGCCATCGAGGTGACGCTGCGCACCGCCGCGGCACTGGATGCGATCCGGGCCATCGCGGCCGAGGTGCCGGACGCGGTGGTCGGGGCCGGCACGGTGATCTCCGTACGCAACGTCTCCGACACCGTCGCCTCGGGGGCCCGGTTCCTGGTCAGCCCCGGCTGGACGGACACACTGCTGGACGCAATGAAGGCGTCGGAGGTGCCGTTCCTGCCGGGCGTCTCGACGACGTCCGAGGTGGTCGCGCTGCTGGAGCGCGGGGTCACCGAGATGAAGTTCTTCCCGGCCGAGGCGGCGGGCGGCACAGCGTATCTGAAGGCGCTTTCCTCGCCGCTGCCGCAGGTCCGGTTCTGCCCCACGGGCGGCATCTCGCTCGCCTCCGCACCGTCCTATCTGGCGCTGCCCAACGTCGGCTGCGTGGGCGGCAGTTGGATGGTCCCGGCAGAGGCGGTGGCGGCGAAGGACTGGGCTCGGGTGGAGCGGCTGGCCAGCGAGGCGGCGGCGCTGCGCGGCTGA
- the yaaA gene encoding peroxide stress protein YaaA: protein MLVLLPPSEGKAASGRGAPLKPESLSLPGLAAARAAVVDELVELCAADEEKAREVLGLSEGLRGEIAKNVELRTAGTRPAGEIYTGVLYDALDLASLDTAAKRRAGRSLLVFSGLWGAVRVGDRIPSYRCSMGVKLPGLGALGAYWRDPMAEVMPEAAGDGLVLDLRSSAYTAAWKPKGEVAGRTASVRVLHSQMVNGIEKRSVVSHFNKATKGRMVRDLLLAGARPKGPAELVETLRELGYVVEAEAPARAGRAWSLDVVVTEIH from the coding sequence GTGCTCGTGCTGTTGCCGCCCTCCGAAGGAAAGGCCGCGTCGGGGCGCGGAGCACCCCTGAAGCCGGAGTCGCTGTCGCTGCCGGGCCTGGCTGCGGCGCGGGCCGCGGTCGTCGACGAGCTGGTCGAGCTGTGTGCGGCGGACGAGGAGAAGGCCCGTGAGGTGCTCGGGCTGAGCGAAGGGCTGCGCGGCGAGATCGCGAAGAACGTCGAGCTGCGGACGGCGGGGACGCGTCCGGCCGGGGAGATCTACACGGGGGTGCTGTACGACGCCCTGGATCTGGCCTCCCTGGACACGGCGGCCAAGCGGCGGGCCGGAAGGTCGTTGCTGGTCTTCTCAGGGCTGTGGGGCGCCGTGCGGGTGGGCGACCGGATTCCTTCGTACCGCTGCTCGATGGGCGTGAAGCTGCCGGGGCTGGGCGCGCTCGGGGCGTACTGGCGTGACCCGATGGCGGAGGTCATGCCGGAGGCGGCCGGGGACGGGCTCGTCCTGGACCTGCGGTCCTCCGCGTACACCGCGGCCTGGAAGCCGAAGGGCGAGGTGGCCGGGCGCACGGCGAGCGTGCGGGTGCTGCACTCCCAGATGGTGAACGGGATCGAGAAGCGCTCCGTGGTCAGCCACTTCAACAAGGCGACAAAGGGGCGGATGGTCCGCGATCTGCTGCTGGCGGGCGCACGGCCGAAGGGGCCCGCGGAGCTGGTGGAGACATTGCGGGAGCTCGGGTACGTGGTGGAGGCCGAGGCCCCCGCGCGGGCCGGTCGGGCGTGGTCGCTCGATGTCGTGGTGACCGAGATTCACTGA